The Papaver somniferum cultivar HN1 chromosome 3, ASM357369v1, whole genome shotgun sequence genome includes a region encoding these proteins:
- the LOC113358382 gene encoding 1-aminocyclopropane-1-carboxylate synthase-like, whose product MGFAVNSQNLLSRIANSNGHGEDSPYFDGWKAYDNDPFHPTDNPNGVIQMGLAENQLSFDLVVDWIKRHPEASICTNQGVNDFMELALFQDYHGLSTFREAIAKFMGKIRGGKATFDPDHVVMSGGATGAAETIAFCLADAGDAFLVPSPYYPAFSRDFGWRTGVKLIPIVCESSNNFRITITALEAAYQKAQEANIKVKGLLVNNPSNPLGTVLDKDTLQSLVKFINEKKIHLVCDEIYAATVFEKPDFVSISEVVEETKECNRDLIHVLSSLSKDMGLPGFRVGIIYSYNKSVVNCARKMSSFGLVSTQTQHFVASLLSDDEFVDRFLSESSKRLAKRHNMLTQGLKEVGIGSLKSNAGLFFWMDLRSLLKEPTLEAEMSLWRVIINDVKLNVSPGSSFQCSEAGWFRVCFANMDDETVEIALGRIRNFVALQVKDNNSSESPPLAKKPRWKNNLRVSFSRRCEEIIMTPRMMSPHSPMPHSPLVRTRT is encoded by the exons ATGGGTTTCGCTGTAAACAGTCAAAACCTTCTTTCTAGAATTGCAAACAGTAACGGACACGGCGAAGATTCTCCATATTTCGATGGATGGAAAGCATATGATAATGATCCTTTTCATCCAACTGATAATCCTAATGGAGTCATTCAAATGGGTCTTGCTGAAAATCAG CTATCCTTTGATTTAGTTGTAGACTGGATTAAGAGACATCCAGAGGCTTCAATATGTACTAACCAAGGAGTCAACGACTTCATGGAGCTCGCTCTCTTTCAAGATTATCATGGACTATCTACTTTTCGAGAG GCTATTGCTAAGTTTATGGGGAAAATAAGAGGAGGTAAGGCTACTTTTGATCCGGATCACGTAGTTATGAGTGGAGGAGCTACTGGTGCTGCTGAAACTATTGCCTTTTGTTTAGCTGATGCCGGTGACGCGTTCCTCGTTCCTTCGCCATATTATCCGGC ATTTAGTCGAGACTTTGGATGGAGGACAGGGGTGAAGCTAATTCCAATCGTCTGCGAAAGTTCTAACAATTTCCGCATCACCATTACGGCATTGGAAGCTGCATATCAGAAAGCCCAAGAAGCTAACATTAAAGTCAAAGGTTTACTCGTAAACAACCCTTCAAACCCATTGGGGACTGTCCTAGATAAGGACACACTACAATCCCTTGTGAAGTTCATCAATGAAAAGAAAATACATCTGGTGTGCGACGAAATTTATGCTGCCACCGTTTTTGAAAAACCTGATTTTGTAAGCATCTCTGAGGTAGTCGAagaaactaaggaatgcaatcgcgATCTCATCCATGTTCTATCTAGTCTTTCAAAGGATATGGGACTTCCAGGCTTTAGAGTTGGAATTATTTATTCGTACAACAAAAGTGTAGTAAATTGTGCTCGAAAGATGTCGAGTTTCGGATTAGTTTCTACACAAACACAACATTTTGTTGCGTCATTGCTTTCAGATGACGAGTTTGTTGATCGGTTTCTCTCCGAGAGTTCGAAGAGGTTGGCGAAAAGACATAACATGCTTACACAAGGCCTCAAGGAAGTAGGAATTGGTAGTTTGAAGAGTAATGCAGGTTTATTTTTCTGGATGGATTTACGGAGTCTTCTTAAAGAGCCGACTCTCGAAGCCGAGATGTCATTATGGCGTGTTATCATCAACGATGTTAAACTTAACGTGTCACCTGGTTCTTCTTTTCAATGTTCAGAAGCTGGATGGTTTCGGGTTTGTTTTGCAAACATGGATGATGAAACAGTGGAAATCGCACTTGGAAGAATCCGAAACTTCGTGGCGCTGCAAGTGAAGGATAACAATTCATCAGAATCACCTCCACTAGCGAAGAAACCACGATGGAAGAACAATCTTCGTGTCAGCTTTTCTCGAAGGTGCGAAGAGATTATTATGACACCAAGAATGATGTCGCCTCACTCCCCCATGCCTCACTCACCTCTTGTTCGTACGAGAACTTAA